The stretch of DNA TGTTTTGACCAAGCGACTctataaaaactaactataatGCAAGGGTATTTACAAGAAAAACTAACTACACATGCACTATACTAACATCTACGCAAAAGACAAATCCATGGTTATTGAGGAGAAGAGagtgttacccatggagatcggtcgaacgacctccccaTACTTTGGAAAATAGCACGGTCCTCCATGCTACGAATGATACTCAAGGGAAGGTCAGGACCGGAACCTTCACTATCCCCTCCATCGGAACTCCCATCGCTTGGGTTCGAGGTGGATGTGAATATCTCGGGTTCCTCCATGCTCGGGGCAACATAACTCAGAAGCTTCTTGATGTAGGTGTATTGGCGGTGGTTGCGCCATTCATATCTATCAAGCTTCCGATGAAGATCTTCTATCCTTTGATCTGTGGATCTCAGCGGTGGTGATGATGAGCTCGAGGGAAAAAGAAGTGGCGGGACCATGTCAAGGCTTAGTTTGTTCATGGGAAGGTGTAGATACTTTCCGCTTGGGACCACATCGCCCTTAGCCAGAACTATGATCCTTTTGTCCTTGGCTTCCCAAGAAACACCCACAGCAGAGACTAAGTCAGATACCAAAGCTGGAAATGGCAAATTACCCCGATCATGAACTTGACTCATCGTTTTCTTGACAAGGGACGGAATGTTCACCGGCTTCTCCGTGAGAATGCACCAAACAAGTAAGGCGAGGTCTGCCATGATGGACGACCGGTGGGTGCTAGGTAGTACATAATGAGATAGAATTTGGGCCCAAGCTCGAGCTTCCATAGTGAGGAAGCGAGCGTCAATGCTCTTGGGCCTCACCCGCTGCCTACCTTGGGTCCAATTGAATCCGAACTCCTCTCGCTGATGCAAGACTTTTTGGTAGCCATCCATGTCACTTGGCACTGGTTGTACATTGAGCACCTGCTGAATAGCCTCTTCTGAAACTGAAACTTGCTTCCGGCGCATGTATACCGATCGAAGAGATGGAAGATGGTAGTTGGTGTAGAATTCTTCCACCCAAGAGAGGTTGATTTCCCTTGGTTTCCTCAAAAGAAACTCCCATCCTCGTTGTTCGATGCGGGGTAGAATATAAGGAGCAACCTTGTCCGGCGGAGCGAGTAGGTGCTCTGGATGATGGTTCCTTGCCATTATGGAGGGGAACATAAGTTCACAAAAGCGGTTGGGGAACCTTGTAGAATCTTTCGCCAGTTTGCCCTTTTCATTCTCATCGATAGGAGCGGCCTTCCCTTTCTTGGATAGGGGCTTGGCTCCTAAGGAAGAGTGCGCCTTAGAAGTTGACCTTTGGGGTGCCCTTTTTGCGGCCGGGTTCCTCGAAGCTACCTCCTTGCTTTTTTTGGTGCCCATCCTAAAAAGAATGGGGAGGAAGGAAAACATTAAACCCAAGAAATAAATTGATGAAAACATGCAAGTGACTTGTAATGCCCACGGTGGATATGAAAGCAAGGGTTATATCACTTGGCAAAAGATGCAAGAGAAAGTAAAGCATGCAAAGGCATGAGAAGAGTAGTCTCAAGCATCCTAAATAAAAAGCAAGTCATGTTAAATTAATATGGAATTGGCAAGTATGAAATTTAAGCACACAAATTAGACTCAATGCATGTAAGAGAAAACGAGTGAATGAGGGGAGAGCACCAATTTGAAAGTGTATGGCTAAAATGAACCAAAATGATATAGGTGTATTTCCTCGAACACTTGCCATGCAATAACAAGCAATGAGCAATTATCAGATACTAAACCAATTCAAAGCCCAAAATGAAACATCAATCATCACATAAACATCACATAATGAGAGggataagaaaaagaatgacAAAAGATCTAGTAATGCAATGTAAGATCAATCTTCAACATCCAtggagaaataaggaaaaagaaaaagtaggcaAACAAAAACAAGGGAAAAGGAAAGTAAGTAAAGCAATACAAAGCAACTAACTAaagaaaataatgcaagaagaaatAAAGAGGAAGAGTGGGAGAGTAGAAACCTTGAAAAGTATGAAAGAGCAAGGCTGAATCTCCCTTGGTGAAGATGAGAGAGGAAATGGGAAAGGTGTAGTGTCACCGGAAAGGTTGGTTGTCGCCGGTGAGTGGCCGGAGACAATGGTGGTAGGTTgggaaagaaggagaagagaagagaaataatGGAGAGAGTATGAGGagaaactaagaaaaaaaaaagttgagtgAGGGAGGGAATGAAACGGCGCAGAGTATAAAACTAACTCGCGCAACCGGCGCGCACGCAAGGTGTGCTAACGCGTCGGTAAGGTTGTAGCTACGGGCGCGTGCGGGTCAGTGGCGCGCGCGCGCGAGTGTGgttgtgccccaggcacaaaagtGGCACAAAGTTGGCTCAAgtctctggtttttgtaccagaGTGACCCAAAGAGGCATgcgcgcggacgcgcactttGCGCGGACGcgtgtttgtggtattctgcaGTTGGCGTGGGGGCGCACAACGCGCGGACGCGTCAGTTCTGGCACAAAGTTGGCCTAATtgtggcataactctctggtttttgtaccagaGACTCCACACAGCCCCATCGGCACGCGCGCGCACTgtgcgcttgcgcgtcgatggtCAACTGGCAAGTGTGCGCGCAGGCGGCATGTACGCGAATACGTGGGTGCCTGGCGTGAGTTGGGCACAGAGTTGGCCtgactctcgggtttttggcttGAGAACGAAAACTCGCAaccggcgcgcgcgcgcactgTGTGCCGGCGTACCctttttcaaagaaaatttttgttttcttatctcttttcacaacctatctatatgaacaTTCTACCTAtctaacagaatcaaaaaaGCTAGCATTCATAAGCACTCAATCAATCAACCAAAGATCATAAAATTCAAAGGAACTAAAGATACGAAAAGATTGTATAAACAAGGAAGATCTTACCACGGTGGGGtgcctcccaccaagcacttttctttaacgtccttaagttggacggtcctCTCTTTAAGCTTCCTTTCTCCTTGGTGCATCCTCCAATATGTACACCTATAGCTCTTTTGGAGGCTTGCAACCATGATACTTCTTCACTTTATGTCCATTCACCTTGAAGGTTGCGTCACTCTTGGGATCAAATAATTCCACCATTCCATAGGGCTTCATCTCTTTCACCTTAAAAGGTCCTTCCCATCTAGAACGAAGCTTGCTAGGCATCAATCGGAGCCTGGAGTTGTAGAGGAGGACCTCATCACCCTCTTGAAAGTCTTTCTTCCGGATGTGATGGTCATGAAACGCCTTAGTCTTTTCCTTGTAAATTCGGGCATTCTCATATGACTCATTCCTCAAACATTCAAGCTCTTCTAGTTGTAACTTCCTAGCTTCACCCGCCTTGGCTAAATCCATGTTGCACTGCTTTACCGCCCAATAGGCTCGATGCTCAACCTCCACCGGAAGGTGGCACGCCTTACCATAGACAATCCGGAAGGGACTCATCCCTATCGGGGTCTTGTAGGCCGTTCTatatgcccatagtgcatctcCTAATCGGAGGCTCCAATCTTTTCTTTGTGGATTGACCACTTTTTCCAAGATCCTCTTGATTTCCTGGTTGGAAACTTCCTCTTGTCCATTAGTTTGCGGATGATAAGCAGTGGCAACCTTATGCGACACTCCATAGCACTTGAGCAATGCTTCTACCTTTCTGTTACAAAAGTGGGATCCTtggtcgctcacgattgctcgtggcgACCCATAACGGCATACAATGTGATTCATAATGAAAGAAACAACGGTATTGGCATCGTCAAGGCGGGTAGGTACGGCCTCTACCCACTTTGACACGTAGTCTACCGCTAACAAAATATACAGATACCCACTAGAGTTGGGAAAtggtcccataaagtcaatgccccatacatcaaatatttCACAAAACAACATAGGTTGCTGAGGTATTTCATCCCTTTGGGATGCGTTTCCTTACCTCTGACATTGATGGCAAGACACACGTAGTCGGTTAGCATCCTTGAATAGGgttggccaccagaatccatAATCCAACACCTTTTTAGCGGTTCTTTGTGGGCCAAAGTGGCCACCACATTCAGACGAATGAAAAGCCTCAAGAATTGGTTGGAATTCAGACTCCGGAACACATCTTCGAATTACTTGGTCCATGCCCCTCTTCCACAAGTGAGGGTCATCCCAAATATAGTGTTTGGAATTGCTCCTTAACTTGTCCCTTTGGTTTTTCGAAAAGTTGGGAGGGAAGATTCTTGCAACCAAGTAGTTCGCCATTGGGGCAAACCAAGGAAAGCTAGCCGACACAGCATGCAAACTATCCAACGGGAATGAGTCATTGATCGGAAATGgatcaatttttaaattctcaatGAGGCTTAAATGATCCGCAACCAGGTTTTGAGATCCACTCCGGTCCCTAATCTCAATGTCGAATTCTTGCAAAAGCAAGATCTAACGTATGAGTCTAGGCTTTGACTCATTCTTTGTCAATAAATACTTCAAAGCTGCATGATCCGTGTATACCACTATCTTTGAACCTAGCAAATAAGAGCTAAATTTATCTAAAGCATGAACAATAGCTAGGAGTTCTTTTTCAGTTGTGGTATAGTTGGATTGTGCTGCATCTAGTGTCTTAGAAGAGTAAGCAATGACATAAGGGAGTTTACCATCGCGCTGTGCAAGCGCGGCACCAACATCATGGTTTGACACATCGCACATTATCTCAAACGGCAACGTCCAGTTGGGGCCTCGCACAATTGGTGCTGTGGTAATAACTCTCTTTAGCTCTTCAAAGGCTTTCGCACATTCACTATCAAACTCAAAATCCACATCTTTTTGGAGTAGGCATGATAACGGCAAGGCAATCTTGCTGAAGTCTTTGATAAAGcacctatagaatcctgcatgtcccaaaaATGAGCGAACCTCCTTCACGAATGAGGGGTGAGGCAGAGTAGTGATAACATCGACCTTGGCCGGGTCCACAGAAATGCCTTCATGAGATACTACATGTCCTAACACTATACCTTGTtgtaccataaagtgacatttttcaaaatttaaaacaaggttggtGTCAACACATCTAACAAGGACCTTGGCCAAGTTCTCTAAGCAACAATCGAATGAAGTACCATAAACGCTGAAGTCgtccataaagacttccagaCAATTCTCCATTAGATCGGAGAAGAcactcatcatgcacctctaAAAAGTAGCAGGTGCGTTACATAGTCCAAATGGCTTCCTTTTATAGGCAGAGGTGCCGAATGGACAAGTAAACGTGGTATTctcctgatcttcaggagcaATATGTATCTGGAAGTTGCCAGTGTATCCATCAAGAAAGCAGTAGTGAGTTTTACCTGCCAAGCGGTCTAACATCTGATCGATGAAGGGTAAGGGGTAATGGTCCTTTCGTGTGGCGGCATTCAatcttctatagtcaatacataCTTGCCACGCATTTTGTACTCTTTTAGTGACCATTTTTCCGTTGTCCTTCTTGACCGTTGTGATGCCCgacttcttggggacaacttgaaTCGGGCTTACCCACTCACTGTCGGAAATAGGGTATATGATATCCGCATCCAGTAGTCGGGTAACCTCTTTCTTCACTACGTCGAGGATGGTGGGGTTGAGTCTCCTTTGCGGTTGCCTAACTGGCTTGGCTCCATCTTGGAGAAATATTCTATGCATGCACTTGCGGGGGTCAATTCCCACAATATCCATAGGCTCCATCCTATTGCTTTCTTGTGTTTCTTGAGAACATCTAGGAGCTTCCCCTCTTCTTCACTTGAGAGCTCACTAGCAATAATGATCGGAAATCTTTGGTTCTCTTCTAAGAAAGCATACTTCAAATGAGATAGAAGGGGCTTCAATTCACTTTTTGTTTCAAGATGAGGTTCTTTTCCATCAAGCTCATGGAGTTCACTCTTGACAACTTCTTCAGGTTCATCCTCTTGGTCATCCATCTCCTCAATAGTGGGGTAGCACAATTTTTCATGATCCTCTTCTTGCACTTCCGCTACCACTTCATCAATCATATCACATCGGAGCATGGAGTGTTCTTCAGGAGGATGTTTCATGGCTTCCTCTAAATTGAACTTGATAGTCTTGTCTCCAACCCCAAAAGAATATATACCGGTGAAGGCATCCAACTTGAATTTGGAGGTTTTGAgaaagggtctaccaagtagGACGGAAGATGAGCTTCTACTTTCCGTTGGAGGCATCTCAAGGATGTAAAAGTCAATCGGAAAAACCAAATCCTTAATTGCCACGAGTACATCTTCAGCTATTCCCATTActgtgatcacacttttatcGGCTAAGGCAAACCTCGCCACCGACTTCTTCAATGGAGCTAAATTCAACCGCACATAGATGGACAGCGGCATGATGCTTACATAAGCTCCCAAGTCACACATACAATCATGAAAAGTGTATCCACCAATACGACAAGACACTAAGCACGGTCCAGGGTCACCACATTTTCTTGGAATAGGTTCCATCAAGGAAGAAATCGAGCTACCCAAGGATAGTGTCTCCAATTCTCCTAACCTATTCTTGTGTGTACACaagtctttcaaaaattttgcatACTTGGGAATTTGTTGGATAGCGTCAAGGAGTGGTATGGTCACCTCGACCTTTTTGAACACTTGAAGCAAGTCCAAATCAAATTctggtgtcttctttgctttcttcaccATAGAAGGAAATGAAATGGGAATTGACTCATCAACTATGGCTTTCCTCTTGGGTTCCTTGAGGTTTACTCCTTCTTCCTCATGCCTTTTGTCTACCACCTCTCCTTTATGTAGAGCTCCAACAACTACCTCTTCCTCATACATTTCTCCCATGACCCTTGGAGGTATCTCCTCT from Arachis duranensis cultivar V14167 chromosome 4, aradu.V14167.gnm2.J7QH, whole genome shotgun sequence encodes:
- the LOC110280482 gene encoding uncharacterized protein LOC110280482, translating into MGEMYEEEVVVGALHKGEVVDKRHEEEGVNLKEPKRKAIVDESIPISFPSMVKKAKKTPEFDLDLLQVFKKVEVTIPLLDAIQQIPKYAKFLKDLCTHKNRLGELETLSLGSSISSLMEPIPRKCGDPGPCLVSCRIGGYTFHDCMCDLGAYVSIMPLSIYVRLNLAPLKKSVARFALADKSVITVMGIAEDVLVAIKDLVFPIDFYILEMPPTESRSSSSVLLGRPFLKTSKFKLDAFTGIYSFGVGDKTIKFNLEEAMKHPPEEHSMLRCDMIDEVVAEVQEEDHEKLCYPTIEEMDDQEDEPEEVVKSELHELDGKEPHLETKSELKPLLSHLKYAFLEENQRFPIIIASELSSEEEGKLLDVLKKHKKAIGWSLWILWELTPASACIEYFSKMEPSQLGNRKGDSTPPSST